In Trifolium pratense cultivar HEN17-A07 linkage group LG7, ARS_RC_1.1, whole genome shotgun sequence, a genomic segment contains:
- the LOC123898442 gene encoding uncharacterized N-acetyltransferase p20-like, with protein sequence MEEKFISSKPCAKEDSIDLTQITLRPFHLSDLDDIMVWSTDEKVANFCSWEPYTSKDDAIKFIESIETKFLRCKAICHNDRAIGCMLMFASSLDDKSRNKSAEIGYNLGSKYWGKRLATWAVKQIVMAAFSEMSHLERLEALVDVENVGSQRVLEKAGFQKEGVLRKYLFMKGKSRDMIMFSILSTDLQL encoded by the exons ATGGAGGAAAAATTTATTTCTTCCAAACCATGTGCCAAAGAAGATAGCATTGATTTAACCCAAATAACACTCAGACCCTTTCATCTTTCGGACCTTGACGATATCATGGTGTGGTCAACCGATGAAAAAGTGGCCAATTTCTGCTCTTGGGAACCTTACACTAGCAAAGATGATGCAATCAAATTCATTGAAAGTATAGAAACCAAGTTTCTACGTTGCAAAGCAATATGCCATAATGATCGTGCTATTGGGTGCATGCTTATGTTTGCAAGTTCACTTGATGATAAAAGTAGAAACAAATCTGCAGAAATTGGTTATAATCTAGGCTCTAAATATTGGGGTAAG CGCCTTGCAACGTGGGCTGTGAAACAAATTGTTATGGCTGCATTCAGTGAAATGTCACACTTGGAAAGGCTTGAAGCTCTTGTTGATGTGGAAAATGTTGGGTCTCAAAGAGTGTTGGAGAAAGCTGGTTTTCAAAAGGAAGGAGTTCTCAGGAAGTATTTGTTCATGAAAGGAAAAAGCAGAGATATGATTATGTTCAGCATTCTTTCAACTGATCTTCAGCTATGA
- the LOC123896555 gene encoding protein TIC 20-IV, chloroplastic-like, with product MNHKFNRKSATRLTAVSSPLFTDNHGHLSLNVPKSRRSNSSTLPQAYIYHWSGFRIPANDEKPEWWWRTLSCIPYLLALQLSTTGNYLVPLINKFELDRNVLFYIPGALNRLPFWFHILYGFLVTEAVVKNRDFFPLSFRFHVMTGVLLETALQIVSQASNFMPLIHIKGTLGTYYWAALSMTHIIITMYCIRCALLGKFSNIPVISQSAFLHSLFNLGGFQRPF from the exons ATGAATCACAAATTCAACA gAAAATCAGCTACACGACTCACGGCTGTTTCGTCTCCACTATTTACTGATAATCATGGTCACCTCTCGCTCAATGTTCCAAAATCTCGAAGAAGCAATTCTAGTACCCTTCCACAAGCTTATATATATCATTGGTCTGGTTTTCGAATCCCTGCGAATGATGAGAAGCCAGAATGGTGGTGGAGGACTTTATCATGTATACCCTATCTACTAGCACTGCAGTTGTCTACAACTGGGAATTACCTAGTtcctttaattaataaattcgAATTAGATAGAAATGTGTTATTTTATATCCCAGGAGCTCTCAACCGATTGCCATTCTGGTTCCATATATTATACGGGTTTTTGGTTACCGAGGCAGTGGTAAAAAATAGGGACTTCTTCCCCCTTAGCTTCAGATTCCATGTAATGACGGGAGTTCTACTAGAAACTGCTCTACAGATAGTATCGCAGGCAAGTAATTTCATGCCGCTTATACACATCAAGGGAACACTTGGGACGTATTACTGGGCTGCTTTGTCGATGACACACATTATCATAACCATGTATTGCATTAGGTGTGCTCTTCTTGGTAAATTTTCGAACATCCCTGTTATTAGTCAATCAGCTTTCCTCCATTCTCTATTTAATTTAGGAGGGTTCCAGCGACCGTTTTAG
- the LOC123899676 gene encoding pentatricopeptide repeat-containing protein At1g11900-like yields the protein MMLGAATITRSLSRFHFNYHSPPLLTTTWLRDFSTESFLDKESVMSEVLKEFRATIENAPASRAGVYYAYIDRMCKFGNLSAATQMLQILNDKNIVISRNLYNLILVEAIQKNDIDLSCQVLKKLLLSGESPSATLCIKFAQAFRKVIHLLELLKFFKEIVSETSCSSISSFINKMVFAFAKSGQKDRALMIFEHLKRQNDRCFDLTTYNIVLYILGGTGRVDEMLDVFASLKEAGFVPDTISYNTLINGLRKVGRFDMCFEYFKEMKENGNEPDLLTYTSLIDVFGRAGNIKESLKFFREMKLKGIFPSIQIYRSLIHNLNKIEKIELATELLEEMNSSSTCLAGPSDFKTFKTKRRLRKS from the exons ATGATGTTAGGTGCTGCTACAATAACAAGATCTCTTTCCCGTTTTCACTTCAATTACCATTCTCCTCCTCTTCTAACAACCACATG GTTACGGGATTTTTCAACAGAGTCATTTCTTGACAAAGAGAGTGTTATGAGCGAAGTCTTGAAAGAATTTCGTGCCACCATTGAAAATGCTCCAGCATCCCGTGCTGGAGTCtattatgcatatattgatAGGATGTGCAAGTTTGGAAACCTTTCAGCTGCAACTCAAATGCTACAAATTTTAAATGATAAGAACATTGTCATTTCCCGTAATTTGTATAATCTCATATTAGTGGAAGCAATTCAAAAGAATGACATTGACCTTTCATGTCAAGTGCTCAAGAAATTATTATTGTCGGGTGAATCCCCGAGTGCAACTTTGTGCATTAAGTTTGCTCAGGCTTTCAGAAAAGTAATCCATTTGTTGGAGctccttaaattttttaaagaaatagtATCAGAAACAAGTTGTTCAAGTATATCATCATTCATAAACAAGATGGTTTTTGCCTTTGCCAAAAGCGGACAGAAGGATAGGGCCTTGATGATATTTGAGCATCTTAAAAGACAGAACGATAGATGTTTTGACTTAACCACATATAATATTGTTCTATATATCTTAGGTGGTACGGGCCGTGTGGATGAAATGCTTGATGTGTTTGCATCTTTGAAAGAAGCAGGTTTTGTTCCGGATACTATTTCTTACAATACTCTAATAAATGGATTGCGAAAGGTTGGAAGATTTGATATGTGCTTTGAATATTTTAAGGAAATGAAGGAGAATGGAAATGAACCGGATTTGCTTACATATACCTCTTTAATTGATGTTTTCGGCCGAGCAGGAAATATCAAGGAATCATTGAAATTCTTCAGGGAGATGAAGCTTAAGGGGATTTTTCCTTCAATTCAAATCTACAGATCACTAATccataatttaaataaaatagagaagatTGAGTTGGCAACAGAACTTTTAGAAGAGATGAATTCATCATCAACTTGTCTAGCTGGTCCTAGTGATTTCAAGACATTCAAGACAAAAAGAAGGCTAAGAAAGAGTTAA